GCCCCTGCTGGGCGACCCGGTGTGCCGCCAGGTGCGCCAACTCCCGCGCCACGGTCTCCGGATCGGCGTCGGCGACCTGGCCGAGCGCGTCCGAAAAGGTCGAGGACCGGCGACCCGGCGGCGGCACCAGGAAGTCGGGGACATAGCCCTCCGGACGCACCAGCGCCCGCAGCAGGTCGAGGTCGCGCTCGCGCAGCTGGCCCGCGCGCTCGGCGAACCGGTCGATCCAGGGACGGTGCAGGTGAGGTCCCCGCCCGCCGGCGGCCAGCGCCCGCAGGCTGGTCACGGTCTCGGTCAGCGGCGAGGCGGCGAAGCGTACCCGGGTCAGGTCGGCCGCCGTGAAGTGCAGGTGGATCACGCGGCCGCCCTTCCGATTAGGGCTGAGCCTAATCGTGGCGACGGATGTGGCGCCACCGGAGACTGATGACATCACCCCAGCCCCACGGATTGGACATCGAAGATGCGCACGCTGATCTACACCGCCTTTGTCTCGTTGGACGGCGTCGTCGACTCTCCCGGCGGCGGTACCCCCGTCGAGCCCCACCGCAGTGGCGGCTGGACCTACCGGGACATCGACTTCCTGCCCGAGGCGTACGAGATCAAGGGCCGGGAGACCGAGGAGGCCGCCGCCCTGATGTTCGGCCGGACCAGCTACCAGGTGTTCTCGCCGTCGTGGCCGGACATCGAGGAGTTCGCCGCCCTCAAGGACCTGCCGAAGTACGTCGTCTCGACCACCCTCGGCCAGGACGCCCTCGTCGACAACTGGGGCGACATCACGATCCTGCGCTCCCTCGAGGATGTCGCGGAGGCGAAGGAGACCGACGGTGGCCCGATCATCATCCACGGCAGTGCCACCCTCGCCCGCAACCTCGGCGACGCCGGGCTGATCGACCGCTACCACCTGCTGGTCTTCCCGGTGCTGCTCGGAGCCGGCAAGCGGATGTTCAGCGACACCGACAAGGCCAAGCAGATGCTCAGGGTCGTCGAGTCCGAGACGTACGCCAACGGCATCACCAAGCTCGTCTACGACGTGGTCCGCTGAGATGGCCGTCATGACCTGCGGATCGATGGTGGAGGCCCTGCCCGCGGCGTACGAGCGGCTGCACGCGTACGGGCCCGAGTTCGGCGGCGACGAGGAGGGCAACCACGGGATGACCAACCACGGGCCGATGGCGGTGGAGGTGATGGTCCGGCGGGGGCTCGACATCGACGTCGACGGCTGGCTCGACCGCTACGTACGCCGGCTGGCGGGGCTGCCCGGGACGAGCCGGGCGATCCAGCCCGACGACTGGGGTGCGGCGCTGGGCCAGGCGCGACGGCTGCCCGACTGGGCGGCCTACTTCCGGCACGAGCTGACCGGGCGACCGTGGTCCGAGGTGCTCGGCCAGTGGTGGCCACGGCTGCTGCCGGGGATCGTGGCCGGCTCGACCCACGGCGTGATCCGGGTCGGTCACGCGGTGCGTACGCTTCGCGGCACCGCCGGTGCCCCGGCCCGGCAGACCCTCGACGAACTGGCCCACGGGCTGGCGTTCTGGGCGGCGCGCTACCGCAGGCTCGCCGGGACGGTCGCGCCGGCGGGCACCCGCACACCGGGACAGGTCCTGTCGGCCGTCACCCGGATCGAGGACCAGAGCGGCTTCATCGCCCACCGACTCGACCGGCTCGAACGCAGCCCTGGCTGGACCGCGAACCTACGGGCGCTGGAACCCGTCGCGTCGGCCGAGGAGGTCCCGGCGCGGCTGGAGTCGCTCGTGGACAGTGCCGCCAGGGCCTACCTCGGGCTCGGCCACGGCTCGCCGGTCCTGCTGGTGCACGCCGCCACCGCGCCCAACGCCGTGCGGCACGTGCTTCCGGTCCTGCCGACCGAGCAGTGGCTGCCGAGCTTCGCGGCGGCCTGGGCGGCCGTGGTGGCGGTCGTCGCGACGTACGCCCCGCCCCGGCCGGCCCCGTGCGCGGAGATCGTCCGGCGCCATCCGGAGCTGACCCGCGAGGACGCGCTCCAGCGAGCGGCCGAGCACGGCGACGAGCACGTCCTCAAGTTCGCCGACACGGCCGTCGAGTCGTACGACCGCACCGGCGACCCCGAGCTGCTCGCCGCGACCCGGTACGTCGGCGAACTGATCGACCGTCCCTGACGCCGAGCCGGCCGACCGTGTTGGGAACGACGTCGTGGAAGACCAGCAGTCCCCCCCGGCGAGCGGCAGTTGCCGGCCGTCCGGCTGGGGCCAGCGCGGGATTCTGGTGGCTGGTCGGGGCGGGCGGGTGACCGAATCACGGCCGCGCGGGGAGTGGGCCGGAAGTGTGGTGGATTGCCGGTGCGTGTCCCGTGGCAATTCGCGGTCAACGGAGATTCCGGTCCACATTGTCGTGCCGGTCGGATCGGACTGCCACACTCCACGCCGTGGATTTTCTGCTGAACCGTCGACAGGTGTTGACCGGGGCGGGCACGGCCGCCGGCGCGGCCGTGCTCGCGGTGGCCGGGGACCGGGCGGTGCCCGCGCGCGCCGTCGACACCGCGGCACCGTTCCTGTTGGGTGTGGCCAGCGGTGACCCGCTGCCGGACGGTGTGGTCCTCTGGACCCGGCTGGTCGGGGACCGCTCCGCGCCCTGGTCCGGCCGCCCGGTACAGGTCGGCTGGCAGGTCGCCCGGGATGAGCGGTTCCGCCGGGTGGAGCGTTCCGGTGTCGCGGTGGCCGACCCGCGGCTCGGCCACTCCGTGCACGTGGACGTGCGGGGGCTGGAGCCGGGGCGGGAATACTTCTATCGGTTCCGCGTGTCCGGGCAGGTCAGCCCGGTCGGTCGGACCCGGACCGCGCCGCATCCGCTGTCCCGGCCGGACCGGTTGCGCTTCGGGGTGGTGAGTTGCCAGGACCTCCAGAACGGCTACTGGCCGGCGTACTGGGCACTGGCCGACGAGGACCTCGATGTGGTGTTCCACCTCGGCGACTACATCTACGAGTACGACCCGGACAGCCGGTTTCCCGACCGGGCCCACGTCGCGCCGCACACCCCTGGCCTCGACCAGTTGCGCACCCTCGACGACTACCGGAGCCGTTACGCCCAGTACAAGAGCGACCCCGCGCTGCGCGCCGCACACGCCGCCGCCGCGTTCGTGGTGACCTGGGACGACCACGAGACCGAGAACAACTACGCCGATCTGGTCGACGAGTTGGACGAGGGCCCCGCCCACCAGAACCAGGGCGAGTTCGCCCGGCAGCGGGCCGTCGCGTACCAGGCGTACTACGAGCACATGCCGATCCGGGCACACCTGCGCCCCGGCAGCGACGGCCTGCGCATCTACCGCCGGTTCGACTTCGGCCGGCTCGCCCGGGTCAACGTGCTCGACACCCGCCAGTACCGCACCGACCAGCCCGGCCCGGGCGATCTGGGCCCGGAGCAGTCGGGCCGCGACAATCTCACCGGTACGCTGACCGGCGACGCCCAGGAGCGGTGGCTGGCACAGGGCCTGGTGCACTCGTACGCCCGGTGGAACGTGATCGCGCAGCAGGTGATGATGAGCCGGGTCCGATTCCCGAACCCGGCCGGGCCGGTGCCGCCGTCCGTGGTCAACCTCGACCAGTGGGACGGCTACATGCCGCAGCGTGACCGGCTGCTGCGGCTGCTGGCCGATGCGCGGGTCGCCAATCCGGTGGTGTTGGCCGGTGACATCCACTCCACCTGGATCAGCGACCTGAAACTCGACTTCGACGACCCGGCGTCGCCGACCGTCGCCACGGAGTTCGTCGGTACGTCGATCAGCTCCGACTTCCCGGCCGCGTTCGACGCGCCGATCAAGCAGGCCAACCCGATCCTGAACCCGCACGTGCGCTACTTCGACGGCCTTGATCGCGGCTACCTGCGTTGCGACGTCCGGCCGGACTCCTGGCGTACGGACGTGCGGGTGGTGGAGACCATCGAGCGGCGCGAGTCGCCGGTGCGGACCTCGGCGTCCTTTCTGGTGGAGAACGGACGGCCCGGCGTCATCCCAGTCTGATGGTGCCACCGCCGCGGATTCCGGCCGGCCGGTCATCGCCGCCGTCCCGGCTCCGATCGCCGGTACGGTGGGTCGATGCGGGGTGCCCGGATCTGGCTACCCGTCGCCGTGCTGTTCCTGCTCGCCAGCGCGGCAGCGGTGGCCGTACCGCTGGTGCGGGGTGGCGGGTCAGCCGGTGCACCAGATCCTCGGCCCACGGCGGCCGTCGAACGGTTCGCCTGCGCCCAGGTGGCGTCCAGCGTCGATGACTACTGCCGGCGCATAGCGGCGGATCTCGGCCGGCGTGCGCCGCTGGCGGACGGCGACCGTGCGGCGGCGCGGCCACTACAGCAGGCGCTGATGGAGGGCTTCGTCCGTGAGCTCGGTGCGGACTGTCCCGGACCGACGGAGCCATGCCTGTTGCCCCAGGCCACGCCACCGGAGGCGGTCCGGGCCACGCCACCGGAGGCGGTCCGGCGGGCGCTGGTCGCCGCCGGTTTTGTCGACCCGGTTGTGCGGGCGGCCCGGATCACCGACCCGGCCCCGTCGGGCGCGGTCCTCTACGCTGCGCGGGCCGGCTACGCCTGTCTGGTCGGCCACGTCCAGCCGGAAATCGCCGCGCCGCCCCGGGTCGTGGGTCGTCTTCCCGATGGTGCCTGCCTGTCGACGTAGCACGCCGGTGCCGGACCGCGCAGGAGAGCCGCCGCCAGCGTCCGGATCGCGCGCCCGTCGTGAGCGCGCACGGTTCCGGGCGATGGCGGCGCGGTGGGTCAGTTTCTCAGGAAGGCGAGCAGGTCGTTGTTGATCTGGTCCTGGAGGGTGGCGGTCATGCCGTGCGGGGCGCCCGGGTAGTAGATCTCCTGGGCATTCGAGATCATCTGCGCGGTCTTGCGCGCCGAGTCCTTGACCGGCACGATCTGGTCGTCCTCGCCGTGCATCACCAGGGTGGGTACGTCGAATTTGGCGAGGTCGTCCCGGAAGTCGGTCTCCGAGAAGGCCTTGATGCTCTCGTAGGCGTTCTTCATGCCGGACTGCATGCTCCAGAGCCAGAATTGGTCGAGGACGCCCTTGGACACCTTCGCCCCGGGCCGGTTCGCCCCGTAGAACATCTGCGCCAGATCCTGGTAGAACTGCGAGCGGTCCTTGAACAGGTTGGCCCGCAGCTCGTCGAAGACCTGCACCGGCAGGCCCTCGGGGTTGTCCGGGGTCTGGACCATGATCGGCGGTACGGCGGAGATGAGCACCGCCTTGGCGACCCGACCGGTCCCGTATCTGCCGATGTACCGGGCGACCTCACCGCCGCCGGTGGAGTGGCCGACCAGCGTGGCTTCGGTGAGATCCAGCGCCTCGATCACGGCGGCCAGGTCGTCGGCGTAGCCGTCCATGTCATTGCCGGCCGAGGCCTGATCCGACCGGCCGTGACCCCGTCGGTCGTGGGCGACGACCCGGAACCCGTTCTGCACCAGGTAGAGCAGTTGACCGTCCCAGGCGTCCGCGCTCAACGGCCACCCGTGCGAGAACGTGACAACCGGGCCCGAGCCCCAGTCCTTGTAGTAGATCCCGGTGCCGTCCTTGGCGGTGATGAAACCCATGACACTCCCCGTGGCGGATTGATCGACATGCTCGGGCTGGCGACGCTCCGGCTGCCCCCTGGAGCCCTCGCGCAGGCATCTCCCACTGACCCGATATTGTCAGTTTGCCCGATTTCGCCGGCAGGTGGAGCGCAATCGGCCCCGAGGGGCCGTGTTCTCCGGAGGAGGACTGGCGCGACGCCTCCGGCGGCAACGACACATCCGGCGGCAACGACAAATCCGGCGACAACGACAAAGGCAGGGAGATCTCTCTCCCTGCCACTTCTAAGGTATAGCCCACCAGGGGGCTTGCGGCAAGGCCCGGGTTGGGGCGCAGAATCGTCGACCGAGGCTACAACCTGCAGAAATGGGGTCACGACGTGCCTGTGTTGTTGTCGACGTACGGGGGACGGGGTGCCGTCGAGCCAGCGATGGGGCTGGCGGCGGGGTCGCGAAGGAGCACGGCCGCCCCGGAGGTGTCGCGATGATCGAGCAGTACGTCCTGGATCTCCAAGAGGTCGACCCGACGCAGATCGCGGTCGTCGGCGGCAAGGGCGCGCACCTGGGCGGGCTGTCGCGGATCGAAGGCGTCCGGGTGCCGGCCGGCTTCTGCGTGACGACGGACGCCTTCCGGCGGATCATGGCGGAAGCGCCGGGGATCGACGATCGGCTCGATCAGCTGTCGCGGCTGAACCCGGACGACCGGGAGGCGATCCACGGGCTCAGCGCGGAGATCCGCCGGACCATCGAAGGGATCGCCATCCCGGGCAATCTCGCGGCGGCGATCACCCATGCGCTCGCCCGGTCCGGCGAGCAGGCCGGCTACGCCGTCCGATCCAGCGCGACGGCGGAGGACCTGCCGACGGCCTCCTTCGCCGGCCAGCAGGACACCTACCTGAACGTCATCGGGCCGGCAGCGATCCTCCAGCACGTCAGCCGGTGCTGGGCCTCGCTGTTCACCGAGCGGGCCGTGACCTACCGCCAGCGCAACGGCATCGACCACCGTACGGTCCAGATGGCCGTGGTCGTGCAGCAGATGGTCTTCCCGGACGCGGCCGGCATCCTGTTCACGGCCGACCCCGTCACCGGCAACCGGAAGGTGTCCACCGTGGACGCCGGCTTCGGCCTCGGCGAGGCCCTGGTCTCCGGCCTGGTGAACCCGGACGTCTTCAAGGTGCGCGACGACGGAATCCTCGCCAAACAGCTCGCCGCCAAACACCTCGCCATCCACGCCCTGCCGGCCGGCGGTACGCAGGAGGTGGCGATCGACCCGCGGCGGCAGGAGCAGCCGGCGTTGACGGACGCGCAGGTCGTACGGCTCGTGCGGCTCGGGCGGCGGATCGAAGCGCACTTCGGCCGCCCGCAGGACATCGAATGGTGCCGGGTCGACGAGGACTTCCAGATCGTCCAGAGCCGGCCGATCACCACGCTGTTCCCCATCCCCGAGACCGGTGACGCGGAGAATCACCTCTACGTCTCCGTCGGCCACCAACAGATGATGACCGACCCCATGAAGCCCCTGGGCATCTCCATGTGGCAGCTGACGGCCATGGCGCCGATGCACGAGGCGGGTGGGCGGCTCTTCGTCGACGCCATCCGGGCCCTGGCCTCGCCGGCCGGCCGCGCCGGCTTCCTGGAGATGGTGGGAAGATCCGATCCGCTGACCCGGGACGCGCTGGAGACCGTACTCGAGCGCGGCGACTTCGTACCGTCGCTTCCGGACGCGGGTCCCGGCAGGCCGCCGACCAGCGGCGCGTCCACCCCGATCGAGACCGACCCGGCCATCGTCACCGAGCTGATCGCGCGCAGCGAGGCGTCCATCGCCGCCCTCCGGCGGGACATCGCGACGTTGACCGGACCGGCGCTGTTCGACTTCCTGCTGGAGGCGTTCCAGGAGCAGAAACGAATCCTCGGTGAGCCGCTGAACTCGCAGGCGATCATGGCGGGGATGGAGGCCACCTGGTGGCTCAACGACCAGTT
The nucleotide sequence above comes from Plantactinospora soyae. Encoded proteins:
- a CDS encoding alkaline phosphatase D family protein encodes the protein MDFLLNRRQVLTGAGTAAGAAVLAVAGDRAVPARAVDTAAPFLLGVASGDPLPDGVVLWTRLVGDRSAPWSGRPVQVGWQVARDERFRRVERSGVAVADPRLGHSVHVDVRGLEPGREYFYRFRVSGQVSPVGRTRTAPHPLSRPDRLRFGVVSCQDLQNGYWPAYWALADEDLDVVFHLGDYIYEYDPDSRFPDRAHVAPHTPGLDQLRTLDDYRSRYAQYKSDPALRAAHAAAAFVVTWDDHETENNYADLVDELDEGPAHQNQGEFARQRAVAYQAYYEHMPIRAHLRPGSDGLRIYRRFDFGRLARVNVLDTRQYRTDQPGPGDLGPEQSGRDNLTGTLTGDAQERWLAQGLVHSYARWNVIAQQVMMSRVRFPNPAGPVPPSVVNLDQWDGYMPQRDRLLRLLADARVANPVVLAGDIHSTWISDLKLDFDDPASPTVATEFVGTSISSDFPAAFDAPIKQANPILNPHVRYFDGLDRGYLRCDVRPDSWRTDVRVVETIERRESPVRTSASFLVENGRPGVIPV
- the rph gene encoding rifamycin-inactivating phosphotransferase, with amino-acid sequence MIEQYVLDLQEVDPTQIAVVGGKGAHLGGLSRIEGVRVPAGFCVTTDAFRRIMAEAPGIDDRLDQLSRLNPDDREAIHGLSAEIRRTIEGIAIPGNLAAAITHALARSGEQAGYAVRSSATAEDLPTASFAGQQDTYLNVIGPAAILQHVSRCWASLFTERAVTYRQRNGIDHRTVQMAVVVQQMVFPDAAGILFTADPVTGNRKVSTVDAGFGLGEALVSGLVNPDVFKVRDDGILAKQLAAKHLAIHALPAGGTQEVAIDPRRQEQPALTDAQVVRLVRLGRRIEAHFGRPQDIEWCRVDEDFQIVQSRPITTLFPIPETGDAENHLYVSVGHQQMMTDPMKPLGISMWQLTAMAPMHEAGGRLFVDAIRALASPAGRAGFLEMVGRSDPLTRDALETVLERGDFVPSLPDAGPGRPPTSGASTPIETDPAIVTELIARSEASIAALRRDIATLTGPALFDFLLEAFQEQKRILGEPLNSQAIMAGMEATWWLNDQLQEWLGEKNAADTLTLSAPDNVTSEMGLALLDVADVIRPHPEVVAFLRGVADESFLDELPKVAGGTEARDAIEAYLDQYGMRCAGEIDITRPRWSERPSTLVPLILDNVRNFEPGAAQRRFAQGRQEAQRMEQDVLSRLRVLPDGERKADETKRMIDRVRTFIGYREYPKYGIVSRYFVYKQALLAEAERLVRANVLPDKEDIFYLTFQELHDVVRANQVDDRLVQRRREAFRSYHGLTVPRVLTSDGEALTGAYRRDDVPAGALIGLPVSAGTVEGRARVILDMAEADLEAGDILVTAYTDPSWSPLFVAIAGLVTEVGGLMTHGAVIAREYGLPAVVSVQQATRLIRDGQRIRVHGTDGYVEILS
- a CDS encoding alpha/beta fold hydrolase; protein product: MGFITAKDGTGIYYKDWGSGPVVTFSHGWPLSADAWDGQLLYLVQNGFRVVAHDRRGHGRSDQASAGNDMDGYADDLAAVIEALDLTEATLVGHSTGGGEVARYIGRYGTGRVAKAVLISAVPPIMVQTPDNPEGLPVQVFDELRANLFKDRSQFYQDLAQMFYGANRPGAKVSKGVLDQFWLWSMQSGMKNAYESIKAFSETDFRDDLAKFDVPTLVMHGEDDQIVPVKDSARKTAQMISNAQEIYYPGAPHGMTATLQDQINNDLLAFLRN
- a CDS encoding dihydrofolate reductase family protein: MRTLIYTAFVSLDGVVDSPGGGTPVEPHRSGGWTYRDIDFLPEAYEIKGRETEEAAALMFGRTSYQVFSPSWPDIEEFAALKDLPKYVVSTTLGQDALVDNWGDITILRSLEDVAEAKETDGGPIIIHGSATLARNLGDAGLIDRYHLLVFPVLLGAGKRMFSDTDKAKQMLRVVESETYANGITKLVYDVVR
- a CDS encoding questin oxidase family protein, which codes for MAVMTCGSMVEALPAAYERLHAYGPEFGGDEEGNHGMTNHGPMAVEVMVRRGLDIDVDGWLDRYVRRLAGLPGTSRAIQPDDWGAALGQARRLPDWAAYFRHELTGRPWSEVLGQWWPRLLPGIVAGSTHGVIRVGHAVRTLRGTAGAPARQTLDELAHGLAFWAARYRRLAGTVAPAGTRTPGQVLSAVTRIEDQSGFIAHRLDRLERSPGWTANLRALEPVASAEEVPARLESLVDSAARAYLGLGHGSPVLLVHAATAPNAVRHVLPVLPTEQWLPSFAAAWAAVVAVVATYAPPRPAPCAEIVRRHPELTREDALQRAAEHGDEHVLKFADTAVESYDRTGDPELLAATRYVGELIDRP